A DNA window from Niabella yanshanensis contains the following coding sequences:
- a CDS encoding START-like domain-containing protein gives MSKQKFTLEYPVRCSPTILYEFLATSNGLGEWFAEHVDERDGKFYFGWNGTYEEAVVLEQEEESFIRFKWANSPKDEYFEFKIDKSEITNQTILVITDFAEKREIKDQSQLWDYQVKDLFHRLGN, from the coding sequence ATGAGTAAACAGAAGTTCACTTTGGAGTATCCCGTTCGCTGCTCCCCAACAATATTGTATGAGTTTTTAGCTACCTCTAACGGGTTGGGAGAATGGTTTGCCGAACACGTTGATGAACGTGACGGGAAGTTTTATTTCGGCTGGAACGGGACCTACGAGGAAGCGGTGGTTCTGGAGCAGGAAGAAGAAAGCTTTATCCGTTTTAAATGGGCCAATTCACCCAAAGATGAATATTTTGAGTTCAAAATAGATAAGTCTGAAATAACCAATCAAACCATTCTGGTGATCACCGATTTTGCTGAAAAAAGGGAGATAAAGGATCAAAGCCAGCTTTGGGACTACCAGGTGAAAGATCTTTTTCACAGGTTGGGAAACTAA
- the rpsP gene encoding 30S ribosomal protein S16, which yields MAAKIRLQRHGSKKRPFYFIVVADARSPRDGKFIQKLGTYNPLTIPATIELDRQKALEWLNKGATPTDTVRRILSFKGVLYLKHLLRGVKLGLFDETAAMQKFTTWSAEHEEHIKRRQQKAIDERRAKRRVASAVPRKVAEPKADAPAPEANAEGGEA from the coding sequence ATGGCAGCTAAAATTAGATTGCAAAGACACGGCTCTAAAAAAAGGCCCTTTTACTTCATCGTTGTTGCTGACGCAAGAAGCCCTCGTGATGGTAAATTTATTCAAAAATTAGGTACTTATAACCCTTTGACTATTCCTGCTACTATTGAGCTGGATCGTCAAAAAGCATTGGAGTGGCTGAACAAAGGTGCAACACCTACAGATACAGTTCGCCGTATCCTGAGCTTTAAAGGAGTATTATACCTGAAGCACTTATTACGTGGTGTAAAATTGGGTCTGTTTGATGAAACTGCAGCAATGCAGAAGTTCACAACTTGGAGTGCAGAGCATGAAGAGCACATTAAAAGGCGCCAGCAGAAGGCTATCGACGAAAGAAGAGCTAAACGCAGGGTAGCCAGTGCCGTTCCTCGTAAAGTAGCTGAACCTAAAGCAGACGCTCCTGCACCTGAGGCAAATGCTGAAGGCGGAGAAGCTTAA
- a CDS encoding helix-turn-helix domain-containing protein, whose amino-acid sequence MNIDKECKELISYLALNLKNWITENKISQRQLARLSHSSESTIRAIMKEPQNIELATLVKFKLVFSVSLNDLMTIKGKTPKIRTAPLTEESIKIAVEKEQRQLGLRILKKMKEQKINPEELSILALNIDYSDTLKYLKGTINLTLLTILKLAFGLNIDKRILLR is encoded by the coding sequence ATGAACATTGATAAAGAGTGCAAAGAACTTATTAGCTATTTGGCGCTTAATTTAAAAAACTGGATTACTGAAAATAAAATTTCGCAAAGACAGTTGGCCCGGTTATCACATTCTTCAGAATCAACAATTAGAGCTATTATGAAAGAACCACAAAATATTGAACTGGCTACTTTAGTAAAGTTCAAACTGGTATTTTCAGTAAGCTTAAATGATTTGATGACGATAAAAGGAAAAACACCAAAGATTCGTACTGCACCTTTGACTGAAGAAAGTATCAAGATAGCTGTAGAGAAAGAACAAAGACAATTAGGACTTAGGATCCTGAAAAAAATGAAAGAACAGAAAATTAATCCTGAAGAGTTAAGCATCCTAGCCCTAAACATAGACTATAGTGATACATTAAAATATTTAAAGGGAACGATTAATTTAACGTTATTGACAATACTTAAGCTTGCATTCGGACTTAATATTGATAAGAGAATTTTATTAAGATAA
- the rimM gene encoding ribosome maturation factor RimM (Essential for efficient processing of 16S rRNA), whose amino-acid sequence MEQKIKSGSVISWIAFLFSLFCSIMAQTPNPNYISIGKIAGTHGLKGDVVLKHALGQRTALKDLKTLFIKDKTGSYLPWFLENAKIKSETETFVKLEGLDTVETARPIVQKEVWLAVADFDKYAAKNSVISFIGYTIIDAGRELGQIEEIIEQPHQVLCRLHIEGKEVLIPLHEETLQKVDAKTKIVHVSLPDGLLDIYLS is encoded by the coding sequence ATGGAACAAAAAATTAAAAGCGGTTCAGTGATAAGCTGGATCGCTTTTTTATTTTCCTTATTTTGCAGCATTATGGCACAAACGCCAAACCCTAATTATATCAGCATCGGCAAAATTGCCGGCACTCACGGCCTTAAAGGCGATGTGGTACTAAAGCACGCGCTTGGTCAAAGAACAGCGCTTAAGGATCTTAAAACCCTGTTCATCAAAGACAAAACAGGCAGCTACCTGCCGTGGTTCCTGGAAAACGCGAAAATTAAAAGCGAAACAGAAACCTTTGTAAAGCTGGAAGGCCTGGACACAGTAGAAACGGCCCGCCCTATTGTACAAAAAGAAGTGTGGTTGGCTGTTGCCGACTTCGACAAATATGCCGCTAAAAATTCGGTGATCAGCTTTATTGGGTATACTATAATTGACGCCGGCAGAGAGTTGGGGCAAATTGAGGAAATTATTGAGCAACCTCACCAGGTGCTTTGCAGGTTGCATATTGAGGGTAAGGAAGTGCTCATTCCCCTGCATGAAGAAACACTGCAAAAGGTAGACGCTAAAACCAAAATAGTTCATGTTTCCCTCCCTGATGGACTATTGGATATTTATTTATCTTAA
- a CDS encoding LptF/LptG family permease — protein MKKLDKLIIKAFIGPFVATFFITLFVLIMQFFWLWIDDFVGKGLDAGTILKFIWYQSAVLIPLALPLSVLLSSLMTFGNLGESFELVAIKSAGISLMRFMRPLFVVAGGIALGAFLFSNYAIPVANLKSRTLLADIVLAKPAFAIKEGVFFDGIDKFAIKIGKKEANDSIIRDVIVYQAGDNSLQDAFLIARDGVMKPSADKRFLDIVFKNGWRYEERGGKGDSTTDYIRLGFKEYKMQMDISSFKFSKSDDSANVNNERMYNMRQLDVAIDSISKFNGEIAKNFEATIYANFMILNYRDSITTGIKIPDSIFNFKANIDAYMGVKKDSTKAEKDSARVRAKRDSTRQKLKTDSLKRVARKDSLRLKRIADSTRRKAKRDSIKMGLKPLAPPPPQRDLNKDTLKKKKSDTAARGATSTKDTAKNKRDTSATKKDSLAKAAAKVKPVKKDPNSFTALLPDSARQQIQDRALTSLESFRNNLEMNGNNIVEQEKTLQKYKIEWHKKIALALACIVLFMIGAPLGSIIRKGGLGTPMIFAIIFFMVFYFVSTRGEKLAKEMEMSAFSGMWLSTFVLVPVGVFLIYKAMHDSNLFNKEFYTRIKRKVLKKLG, from the coding sequence GTGAAGAAGTTAGATAAACTAATTATAAAAGCTTTTATTGGCCCGTTTGTGGCCACTTTTTTCATTACGCTGTTTGTGTTGATCATGCAGTTCTTTTGGCTGTGGATAGATGATTTCGTGGGAAAAGGACTGGATGCGGGCACCATTTTAAAGTTTATCTGGTATCAAAGTGCCGTATTAATTCCCCTTGCTTTACCCTTATCTGTGTTACTTTCTTCGCTGATGACCTTTGGTAACCTGGGGGAAAGCTTTGAGTTGGTCGCCATTAAATCAGCCGGTATTTCGCTCATGCGTTTTATGCGGCCCTTGTTTGTTGTGGCAGGTGGTATTGCATTGGGTGCATTTCTTTTTTCCAATTATGCTATACCGGTAGCCAACCTGAAATCGAGGACCTTATTAGCTGATATTGTACTGGCAAAACCGGCATTTGCCATTAAGGAAGGTGTTTTTTTTGATGGTATTGACAAGTTTGCCATCAAAATAGGGAAAAAGGAAGCCAATGATTCTATTATCAGGGATGTAATAGTTTACCAGGCGGGAGATAACAGCTTGCAGGATGCGTTTTTGATTGCCAGGGATGGTGTAATGAAACCTTCGGCCGACAAACGCTTTCTTGATATTGTATTTAAAAACGGATGGAGATATGAGGAGCGGGGAGGTAAAGGAGATTCTACTACAGACTATATCAGACTGGGTTTTAAGGAGTATAAAATGCAGATGGACATCAGCTCCTTTAAGTTCAGCAAGTCTGATGACAGCGCTAATGTGAATAATGAGCGGATGTACAATATGCGTCAGTTAGATGTGGCTATTGACTCTATCAGTAAGTTTAATGGCGAGATAGCAAAAAATTTTGAAGCTACGATTTATGCCAACTTCATGATCTTAAACTATAGGGATAGTATCACTACCGGTATTAAGATCCCCGACTCTATATTCAATTTCAAAGCGAATATCGACGCCTATATGGGCGTTAAAAAGGACAGCACTAAAGCGGAGAAAGATTCGGCAAGAGTCAGGGCAAAGCGGGATAGTACCCGGCAGAAGCTAAAAACTGATTCGCTGAAGCGCGTAGCAAGGAAGGACTCTTTACGGTTGAAACGGATTGCCGATTCTACCCGGCGTAAAGCAAAAAGGGATTCGATAAAAATGGGTCTGAAGCCTTTAGCGCCGCCACCTCCTCAACGGGATCTTAATAAGGACACCCTTAAAAAGAAGAAATCAGATACTGCTGCCCGGGGGGCAACTTCAACAAAAGATACAGCGAAAAATAAAAGAGATACTTCGGCAACTAAAAAAGATAGCTTGGCCAAAGCTGCGGCGAAAGTGAAGCCGGTTAAAAAAGATCCTAACAGCTTTACAGCGTTGCTACCAGACAGTGCCCGGCAACAGATCCAGGACCGGGCATTGACCAGTTTGGAAAGTTTCCGGAATAACCTGGAGATGAACGGCAACAATATCGTGGAGCAGGAAAAGACCCTGCAGAAGTACAAAATAGAATGGCATAAAAAAATTGCTTTGGCGCTTGCCTGCATTGTATTATTTATGATTGGGGCACCATTGGGTTCTATTATCAGGAAGGGCGGTTTAGGTACGCCCATGATATTTGCCATTATTTTCTTCATGGTGTTCTACTTCGTTTCTACACGTGGGGAGAAGCTGGCCAAGGAAATGGAAATGAGCGCCTTTTCGGGAATGTGGCTCTCAACGTTCGTGCTTGTTCCTGTGGGCGTTTTCCTGATTTACAAAGCCATGCACGATTCTAACTTATTTAATAAAGAGTTTTATACAAGGATTAAGCGTAAAGTATTAAAGAAGCTGGGGTAA
- the ffh gene encoding signal recognition particle protein, producing MFNNLQDKLDTAFKNLKGQGRITELNVASTIKEIRRALVDADVNYKIAKDFTDKIKDKAVGEKVINAVSPGQLMVKIVKDELTELMGGEEAPFNAKGNPAVILIAGLQGSGKTTFSGKLANFLKTKKGLNPLLVAADIYRPAAMEQLRVLGEQIGVEVHIELENKDAVSIAQSAVASAKSKNKNVVIVDTAGRLAIDEQMMTEVANIKNAVNPQEILFVVDSMTGQDAVNTAKAFNERLDFSGVVLTKLDGDTRGGAAISIQYTVNKPIKFVSNGEKMDALDVFYPERMAQRILGMGDITSLVERAQQQFDEEQAKKIESKIRKNKFDFADFKAQLEMIKKMGNMKDLLGMIPGVGKQIKDLDISDDSFKGIEAIIDSMTPEERSNPDLINGSRRKRIALGSGKDIAEVNAFMKQFEQMRDMMKNMNKMGAFGKMMPGGLGGMKRPF from the coding sequence ATGTTCAACAATCTACAGGATAAATTAGATACCGCCTTTAAGAACCTGAAAGGCCAGGGCCGTATAACCGAACTTAACGTAGCATCTACCATAAAAGAAATTCGCCGCGCATTGGTAGATGCGGATGTAAACTATAAAATAGCTAAGGATTTTACTGACAAGATCAAGGACAAAGCTGTTGGGGAAAAAGTGATTAATGCGGTTAGTCCCGGGCAGTTAATGGTAAAAATTGTAAAGGATGAGTTAACCGAACTGATGGGTGGCGAGGAAGCTCCCTTTAACGCCAAAGGTAATCCTGCCGTGATACTGATCGCGGGTTTACAGGGTAGTGGTAAAACTACTTTTAGCGGCAAACTGGCTAACTTCCTGAAAACCAAGAAGGGACTAAATCCGTTGCTGGTAGCAGCCGATATTTATCGCCCGGCGGCGATGGAACAACTTCGTGTGCTGGGAGAACAGATTGGTGTAGAAGTTCACATTGAGCTGGAGAATAAAGATGCGGTAAGTATCGCGCAAAGCGCTGTAGCCAGTGCTAAAAGCAAAAACAAAAACGTAGTCATCGTAGATACTGCAGGCCGTTTAGCAATAGACGAGCAAATGATGACCGAGGTAGCCAATATTAAAAATGCTGTGAATCCACAGGAAATTCTTTTTGTGGTAGACAGCATGACGGGCCAGGATGCCGTAAATACAGCCAAAGCATTCAATGAGCGCCTTGACTTTAGCGGGGTGGTGCTGACAAAATTAGATGGTGATACCCGGGGTGGTGCGGCCATTTCCATACAGTACACAGTGAACAAGCCGATTAAGTTTGTTAGTAACGGTGAGAAAATGGATGCGCTGGACGTATTTTATCCCGAAAGGATGGCGCAACGTATATTGGGAATGGGGGATATCACCTCCCTGGTAGAACGTGCCCAGCAACAGTTTGACGAAGAGCAGGCTAAAAAGATTGAGAGCAAGATCCGCAAAAACAAGTTTGATTTTGCCGATTTCAAGGCCCAGCTGGAGATGATCAAAAAAATGGGGAATATGAAAGACCTGTTAGGTATGATCCCTGGTGTGGGCAAACAAATTAAAGACCTGGATATCAGCGACGACAGCTTTAAAGGTATTGAAGCGATTATTGATTCGATGACGCCCGAAGAACGCAGCAACCCGGACCTGATCAATGGCAGCCGTCGCAAACGCATTGCCCTGGGCAGTGGTAAAGACATTGCAGAAGTAAATGCCTTCATGAAGCAATTTGAGCAGATGCGTGATATGATGAAAAATATGAATAAAATGGGAGCTTTCGGCAAAATGATGCCGGGAGGACTGGGAGGAATGAAAAGACCATTCTAA
- a CDS encoding DinB family protein, whose product MNIKQHIACHLVEVHRGGNWTDVSIACTLKDISWQQAVMITPFSPNSIAMLLHHTTYWNRIVALRGQNIEPEINESNGMNVPAFNSDEDWDHLKKDNIHSAEELATIIEGYDIGSLYNPILPGHSSAYKNFQGQVEHVHYHLGQMVMIKKHVQLL is encoded by the coding sequence ATGAACATCAAACAACACATAGCCTGCCACCTGGTTGAGGTGCACAGAGGCGGTAACTGGACAGATGTGAGCATTGCCTGTACGTTGAAAGATATCAGCTGGCAACAGGCGGTGATGATCACGCCTTTTTCGCCCAATAGCATTGCCATGTTATTGCACCATACCACCTACTGGAACCGTATTGTGGCGCTTCGGGGGCAGAATATTGAACCGGAAATCAATGAAAGTAATGGCATGAACGTTCCTGCGTTCAACAGTGACGAAGATTGGGATCATCTGAAAAAAGACAATATCCATTCGGCAGAAGAACTGGCTACGATTATAGAAGGCTATGATATAGGCAGCCTGTATAATCCCATACTACCTGGCCATTCCAGCGCATATAAAAATTTCCAGGGGCAGGTAGAGCATGTCCATTATCACCTGGGGCAAATGGTGATGATAAAAAAGCATGTACAACTACTGTAA